The DNA segment CGTAAAAAATTCTCTAACGCCGCGTTTTTAGAGAGGTATATAAACTCGTAAGCTAAGATCACTAGTCTCGCCCAAATTCGCGGGCTACCTGCGAGATCGTCAGATTAGGCTCGATTGTTTCGATGGTAAATCCTAGTTCGGCTAAATGTTTGATCGCCGTTTGCTCCATAATAATCGCGCCTTTTTGGACGCGCTCGCTAAGCTCTAGCGTCGTAGATTCTATGCGTTCGGGTATCACGCCGATGATTTTCGCGCGCGGGCGATCGCCCGTAAGGTCCATCATAGAGAGCGTTTGAAGCATTTCCACCTCGTGCGCGCTGCCCTGCCAACTTACGCCGCGCGGCATATCCTCGTAATCGAAAAAATAGACCTCGCCGATCGCCGCGTCGTCCGCGCTGATACAATCGAAAATAATCGCGTAATCGCTTTCGGCGATTATGGGAGTAAGCAACTGGGCTAACGTGCCGCCGTCAACGATCTTAAGCGTATGTTCGGCGGACGAGAAGCGGTATTTGCGTTGAAGCAATCGGCTCAAATGCGCTCCGACGCCTTCGTCGGAGAACATTATATTGCCGAT comes from the Helicobacteraceae bacterium genome and includes:
- a CDS encoding HyaD/HybD family hydrogenase maturation endopeptidase, translating into MKILLLGIGNIMFSDEGVGAHLSRLLQRKYRFSSAEHTLKIVDGGTLAQLLTPIIAESDYAIIFDCISADDAAIGEVYFFDYEDMPRGVSWQGSAHEVEMLQTLSMMDLTGDRPRAKIIGVIPERIESTTLELSERVQKGAIIMEQTAIKHLAELGFTIETIEPNLTISQVAREFGRD